A single window of Chitinophaga sp. XS-30 DNA harbors:
- a CDS encoding RNA polymerase sigma-70 factor: MNVQELQRRIALYDDEPAYRELFGKFYRPLTQFACAFTRSPEMAEEIVSDVFINIWERRRHLEEISNLKVYLYVCTRNTALKYLLKQQKKVAIAIDELNVELESQYNNPEQSMITAELQARLQEAIQSLPPRCKLVFKLIREDGLRYKEVAAILNISVKTIDNQLAIALQKIGKAVNVDLKKTVRP; encoded by the coding sequence ATGAACGTCCAGGAACTGCAGCGCCGCATCGCGTTATATGATGATGAGCCGGCTTACCGGGAGTTGTTCGGGAAATTCTACAGACCGCTGACACAGTTTGCGTGTGCTTTTACCCGTTCTCCCGAGATGGCTGAAGAGATCGTATCTGATGTATTCATCAACATCTGGGAGCGTCGCCGCCACCTGGAAGAAATCAGCAACCTGAAGGTTTATCTCTATGTCTGCACCCGGAATACTGCCCTGAAATACCTCCTCAAACAACAAAAAAAGGTAGCCATTGCCATAGACGAGCTCAATGTGGAGCTGGAAAGTCAATATAACAACCCCGAGCAAAGCATGATAACGGCGGAACTGCAGGCCCGCCTGCAGGAGGCGATCCAGTCTTTGCCACCTCGCTGCAAACTGGTATTCAAACTGATCCGGGAAGACGGGCTTCGCTATAAGGAAGTGGCCGCTATCCTGAATATTTCTGTAAAAACCATCGATAACCAGCTGGCTATTGCCCTACAGAAAATCGGCAAGGCAGTGAATGTTGACCTGAAAAAAACGGTCCGGCCCTAA
- a CDS encoding FecR family protein produces MASAARIWELIARKLAGEASSEELKELEQLLRAHPELHFPIQALDELWQGELPETDPEQIENSYKKHIRRMQERGMPEAGLPAAAVPEEEDYLLKGSRKSVARRYITWAVAAGVLLVSVTWFFFERPQGDRKAVFSEVATQYGSKTYVQLPDGTSVWLNAGSKLTYNKEFDLEKREVTLTGEGFFDVVRDAERPFIIHTAKMDVKVLGTRFNLKAYLDDRTSEAALIQGSIEVSLKDRPEERIRLKPNEKIVVVHDHSPSSTNLHNNTQPTGGDLEPLVSIRNLTLQDSAILETSWMNDVLVFQDESFRELASKLERWYNVRVRFTDSSIAELRFTGVFRGEPIEQVMRALNITASFQYRFEESTIIISR; encoded by the coding sequence ATGGCATCTGCAGCACGTATATGGGAACTAATAGCCAGAAAACTCGCCGGTGAGGCCTCTTCAGAAGAACTGAAGGAGCTGGAGCAGCTTCTGCGCGCCCATCCTGAACTTCATTTTCCTATCCAGGCACTTGATGAGTTGTGGCAGGGCGAACTGCCGGAAACAGACCCGGAGCAGATAGAGAACAGTTACAAGAAGCATATCAGGCGCATGCAGGAGCGGGGAATGCCCGAAGCGGGCTTGCCGGCTGCCGCTGTGCCGGAGGAGGAGGATTATCTGTTGAAAGGCTCCCGGAAAAGCGTTGCCCGCCGCTATATAACCTGGGCTGTAGCCGCAGGGGTGTTGCTCGTTTCTGTTACCTGGTTCTTTTTTGAGCGGCCTCAGGGTGACCGCAAAGCTGTTTTTAGTGAAGTCGCAACACAATATGGCTCAAAAACATACGTGCAGTTGCCGGACGGGACCAGTGTATGGCTGAACGCCGGCAGCAAGCTCACGTACAACAAGGAGTTTGATCTAGAGAAGCGGGAGGTAACGCTTACCGGAGAGGGTTTTTTTGATGTGGTGCGGGATGCCGAGCGGCCTTTCATTATCCATACCGCCAAAATGGACGTTAAGGTATTAGGCACGCGGTTCAACCTGAAGGCGTACCTGGATGACAGAACTTCGGAAGCCGCGCTGATACAGGGAAGTATTGAAGTGTCGCTGAAAGACCGGCCGGAAGAGCGGATCCGCCTCAAGCCAAACGAAAAGATCGTGGTAGTGCATGACCATTCTCCGTCATCAACCAATCTGCATAACAACACACAACCAACCGGCGGCGATCTGGAGCCGCTGGTTTCCATCCGCAATCTCACCTTGCAGGACAGCGCTATTCTCGAAACTTCCTGGATGAACGACGTCCTCGTTTTCCAGGACGAATCTTTTCGGGAACTGGCCTCGAAGCTGGAAAGATGGTATAACGTACGCGTCCGGTTTACTGACAGCTCCATAGCGGAATTGCGCTTTACCGGCGTCTTCCGGGGAGAGCCCATTGAACAGGTGATGCGCGCGCTCAACATCACGGCATCCTTTCAATACAGGTTTGAGGAAAGCACGATTATTATTTCACGTTAA